A genomic region of Raphanus sativus cultivar WK10039 chromosome 6, ASM80110v3, whole genome shotgun sequence contains the following coding sequences:
- the LOC108810366 gene encoding cytochrome P450 87A3-like: protein MWALFIWVSLLLITITHWVYSWRNPKCRGKLPPGSMGFPLLGETIQFFKPNPTSDIPPFIKQRVKKFGPIFKTNLVGRPVIVSTDPDLSYFVFQQEGRCFQSWYPDTFTNIFGKKNVGSLHGFMYKYLKSMVLTLFGYDGLKKMLPQVEMTANKRLELWSNQESVELKDATASMIFDLTAKKLISHDPDKSSENLRENFVAFIRGLISFPFNIPGTAYHKCLKGRENAMRMLRNMLQERRKKPRKNPNDFFDYVIEEIQKEGTILTEEIALDLMFVLLFASFETTSLALTLAIKFLSDDPEVLNRLTEEHEAILRNREDAKSGLTWEEYKSMTYTFQFINETARLANIVPAIFRKALIDIKYKDYTIPAGWAVMVCPPAVHLNPDQYADPLVFNPSRWEESKSNNASKHFMAFGGGMRFCVGTDFTKLQMAVFLHSLVTKYRWEEIKGGNILRTPGLQFPNGYHVKLHKKID, encoded by the exons ATGTGGGCATTGTTCATTTGGGTTTCTCTGCTTCTCATAACCATCACACATTGGGTTTACAGCTGGAGAAACCCCAAATGCAGAGGGAAGCTTCCACCAGGTTCAATGGGTTTCCCATTACTCGGTGAGACTATCCAGTTCTTCAAGCCAAACCCAACTTCAGACATCCCTCCTTTTATCAAACAAAGGGTCAAGAA GTTTGGACCAATTTTCAAGACTAATCTCGTGGGGAGACCAGTGATTGTATCAACAGATCCTGATCTGAGCTACTTTGTGTTTCAACAAGAGGGTCGATGTTTCCAGAGTTGGTATCCAGACACTTTTACCAATATCTTTGGAAAGAAGAACGTGGGTTCATTACATGGATTTATGTACAAGTACCTTAAAAGCATGGTCTTGACTCTATTTGGCTACGATGGTCTTAAAAAGATGCTTCCTCAAGTAGAGATGACTGCAAATAAGAGATTAGAGCTTTGGTCAAATCAGGAATCAGTAGAACTTAAAGATGCTACCGCAAGT ATGATATTTGATCTCACCGCAAAGAAGTTGATCAGCCATGATCCAGACAAGTCATCAGAGAATCTAAGGGAAAACTTTGTTGCTTTTATTCGAGGACTGATCTCCTTCCCTTTTAACATTCCAGGCACAGCTTATCACAAATGTCTTAAG GGTAGGGAAAACGCAATGAGAATGCTGAGGAATATGCTTCAAGAAAGGCGTAAGAAACCGCGGAAGAACCCAAATGACTTTTTTGATTATGTCATTGAAGAGATTCAGAAAGAGGGTACAATCCTGACAGAGGAGATTGCACTAGACTTGATGTTTGTCTTGCTATTCGCAAGCTTTGAAACAACTTCTCTCGCTTTAACTTTAGCCATCAAGTTTCTTTCGGATGACCCTGAAGTTCTAAACCGTTTGACG GAAGAACATGAGGCGATTCTGAGAAACCGGGAAGATGCCAAGTCTGGACTTACATGGGAAGAATACAAGTCAATGACTTACACATTTCAG TTCATAAACGAAACAGCAAGACTAGCAAATATAGTTCCTGCAATCTTCAGAAAGGCCTTGattgatataaaatataaag ATTATACAATTCCAGCCGGCTGGGCGGTGATGGTCTGTCCTCCAGCTGTACATTTGAATCCAGACCAGTATGCAGATCCTTTAGTCTTTAACCCATCAAGATGGGAG GAATCAAAGTCTAACAATGCATCTAAGCACTTCATGGCTTTTGGTGGCGGTATGAGGTTTTGTGTTGGAACTGACTTCACTAAATTGCAGATGGCTGTTTTTCTTCACAGCCTTGTAACCAAATACAG GTGGGAGGAGATAAAAGGAGGGAATATACTACGAACTCCAGGATTACAGTTTCCAAACGGTTACCATGTCAAACTCCATAAGAAAATAGACTAG